The Desulfobacteraceae bacterium genome includes the window TTGTCATGAAGCGCATCCACATCGGGCGCCTCAAGGCGGCAAATGGCGGACCATTCCGATTGCTTTCTGAAGCTGCAGAAATTGATCTTCGGTTTTCGGCGCATACCCCTCTTCGCTCTTCAAATTCAACCGAAAGGGTCCCTGATCAGAATTTTTTTCTCATCTTTTGACCTTCGCCAGCTGCTCCCGCTGCCGCTTCTTTATTTCCTCGATTTTTTGGGTATGCCGTTTGATCCGGTCGCTTTTGCGCGTCAGCCACCACCACTGCACCCTGCTCCAGATATCCAGCCGGCTGCGGCCCTTGTAGGACAGAAAAAGATGCCGGCGATCGGTCTCGGAAAACAATTGCGGCGGCAGGGTATGAATCAGGCGCGCAAGGGCTTTTATCATCCAGCGCCAGCGGAACAGCCGGTTTTGGCTGACACGCTGCAAATCAAAAAAGCCAATGTGGGGCGCTTCGACCAACGGTTGCGGGCAGTAAACCAGGATATGGGTGGCATTGAAGTCCAGATGATGAAATCCGCATGCGTGCATCCGACGGGCCGCTCGGGCGATGCAGCCCAACCACACCTCTTTGACGCGCGCCCCGTGGGGGCCTTGAAAAAGGCCGGGGCGCAGGCGAATCACGTCTTCAAGCGCAACAAAGGGCGCGAAGGCCTCGCTGACGAAGAAGGACTCGGCCCACAAACCCCGGACACGCCGCTCCCCGGCGGCCACCGGGTGGGCCGTGGCCAGGCCACTGCGGCGAAAAAGCGCGCAGTGGCCGAACTCCATTAGCCCCTGGGAGCGCGCCCAGTCGGGAAAGCCACGGCCCCCTGCCAGGGGCCACCCGGTCCATTCTCTGAGGTGCCGTTTGAGGTAAAATTGACGCCGGCCGCCGTTTGAATCCAGCCAAAAGCGCGTAACGGAGCGGGTTTTGATCTGCTTGATGACCTCCCCCCCAGTAAAGCGCCAGAAGGACTCGAAGTCGTTCAAACCAGCGGCCTCCAGGATATCCCGGTAGGGGCGGTTGATGCATATGCCGCCTGCCTGAATGGGCGCCACCGGCGCCACGAAGGCGGCCATCGCGGCGGGCAGCGCCACCTGGTCGCATTTGGGGTAATCGGGCACGGCAACTTTCCTGGAATGGGCAACCGCCCCCTGCAGGGTTCAAATGAGGATGACCGCTTTTGAAAAAGCCTGAAACGGGTGCCGGCCGGTGAACCTAGCGATCGAAATTGGCCTTGACGGCGCCGAAGACGCGTTCCACGGAAACCGACTCCGCACACTGCCGGTCCCGCTCGCAGCGCTTGCGAAGGCAGGCCGCGCATTCCAGCGGCACTTGCAGGCACCGATGCTGAGGGCCGCGCGGTGCATTCCGCCTGGCGTCGGTCGCCCGGTAGACGGACACTGTCGGCGTTCCCAGCGCGGCGGCGATGTGAACCGGCCCGGTATCGCATCCGACCAGCAGGTCGACGCTCGCCAGCAGGGCCGCCAGGTCGGGCAGAGACCCCCTAGGCCAGATCAGCGCCTGCCGCCCGGCGGCGGCGATGGCGGTCGCCGCCTTTTTTTCGCCCTCGGTTCCCCAGGTCAGCAGCAGCGTTGCGTTCAGCTCGCGGATCAGCCGCACGGCGAGCGCCTGCCAGGATGCAAGCCGCCAACGCTTGGTGGGCCAGGTGGTGCCGTAATGCAAAACCACCAGCGGGCGCTCTCTGGGGGGCGCCAGCCCCAACCCCTGCAGCTGGGCTGCGACCCGCGCGACAGCAGCGGGGCTAACGCTCAACGGGCCGGCCCACCTTTCTTCGCTACCGCCGGGCACCGCCGCCCGGGCAACCGCCAGGGACCGTCGGCTGACATGCCGCACCCCGTCACCCAGATGCACCCGGTGCGTGGTTGCCAGCAGATTTGGCCACTCCCGGACCCCACTGCGATCGAATCCATAGCGCTGACAGGAACCGGCCAAGCGCGTAAAAAGACCGCTTTTGCTGTTGCCCTGAAGATCCAGCACCCGGTCGTAGCCTTGGCGGCGCAGACCCCGGATCACCCGCCAGACACCGGCAGCCGCCGGCCAAAAAGCGGACCGGCGCCAGTTCTTGGTGCGCAGCACGATCACACGGTTCAGCAAAGGATGATCGGCGATGAGGGGCGCAAAGGCTTCTTCCACCAGCCAATCAATCCGGACGTCGGGCCTGGTGCTCTTCAAATAGGCCAATACCGGCAGGGCGTGCACCACGTCCCCCAGGGCGCTGGTTTTGACGATCAGCAGTTTCATGCCGACGATTCCATCAACAAGGCGACCCCGTCCATCACATCCGCCACACTGATGCGCTGCATGCAGCGGTGGTCGATCGGACAGCGGCGCAGCAGGCAAGGGGCGCATGCAACCTCTTTACGGACAATGCAGGATCGGTCGGACAGCGGCGAGGTCGTTTGGGGGTCTGTGGGACCGAAGACCGCCACGATCGGAACGCCCAAAGCGGCCGCAACGTGCATCGGCCCCGAATCGTTGGTCACCATCAATCGGCATTGAGAGATGACCGCCATCATCTGGCGAACCGTGGTCAGCCCGATCAGGTTAAGCGGCCGCGAATTCATGGCTTCAGCGATGTCCTGGCCGATTTTCTTTTCTCCCGTGCCGCCCGTAAGGACGACCCGCACCCCATATTCTTCGGCCAGGCGGTCGCCGACAAGGGCAAAGCGCTTCGGGATCCAGCGCTTGGCGGCACCATAGGAAGCCCCGGGGTTTATCGCCATGAAGTTCCCTGCACCCAAGCGTCGGCGGGCTTCGGCCCGTTCCTTTTCCGTGACCGCCAGGGCAAGCAGCCCGTCTCCGCCGCCAATTCCCAGCTTTTTCAGCATCGTCAGGTAATAACACGTGTGATGCAGGCGACGCTCAATCTCTCCGACCGATACCGCGTGAGAGAGCAAAGGCCCGCGGCCATCGGTGCGGTAGCCGGCCCGATGGGGAACACCGGCCAAATTGGCTGCCAAAGCGGCCTTAAAGGCGTTTTGAAATAAAATCGCCAAATCAAATTTTTGTCGCCGTAATTGACGGCAGAAACGCGCAAATCCAGCAATCCCTCGGTGCTGCGCCTTCTTGTCGTAAACCAGAATCGTGTCTAAATGGGGATGATGCCTGAAAAGTTCAGCCATCGTTGGATTGCCGACGAGGGTGATTTCAGCGCGAAAAAAGGTTCTGCGAACCGCTGCCAGGGCCGGGGTGGTCATCACTGCATCGCCAATCCAGTTGGTGGAGAATATCAGCAGGCGATTAATCTTCTCAGATCTTATGGTATTCACTTTTAAAGGCCGGGTACGCAGGTGAAGTAGAGGCATTCAGGGTGTTGTCGTTAATGTCGGCTATCCTGGTCGGCAGCCGACGCTGAAGCTGCAGCAACTTGGACAATCACGCAGGGTTCTAAATTTCGAAGTATCAACTCGATAAAATTCCTTTACATCGAAAGCGTTTTCCAACTTTATAGTTTGGAAACGCACAAGGCGCCGCAGGCCGGATTGGGATGTTAAATATCGTCCCAGACCGGTTGCCCGGCCTTGGGGTGTTTTTTCCATCGCCGGTGAACCCAGAACCACTGGTCAGGATAGCGGCGAATCATCTTCTCCAGCGTCTGGTTGTAGCGGCGGGAGTTCAGGGCGACGTCCCGCTGCGGGTCGCCGGTGACGGCCAGGGGGACTTGATCTTCTATCACCACCGTGAAGCCCCGGCCCCGACGGACGAGAAACATCGGATAGACCGGCGCTCGGGTCTTAAGCGCCAGCTGAGCTAATCCCTTGTTGGTGGAAACCGGTCTGCCGAAGAAATCGACGAACACGCCCTGGTCGCGTTTGACATTCTGATCCATCAGGATGCCGACGGCGCGGTTTCCGCGGAGGGCCCTGACGATCCGAAAGAGCGCGTTTTTCTTGGGAATCAGGTCGGCTCCGAAGCGGCTTCGGGAGCGGCCGAAAAACCGGTCCAGGGGCGCGAAATCCAGCGGCCGATAGACGATGCTGAGGCGAACGCCGAGCATGGTCGCCGCGGCCGGCAAAATCTCCCAGTTGCCGAAATGGGCGGTCAACACCAAAACCCCCCGGCGCAACTGGGCCAGCCGGCCGGGGGTGAAGCCCTCCAGAGAAAAATGGCGCGCAACCTCGCCGGGTGCGAGGCCCTGCAGCCACCCCACCTCGAACAGCAGCCTGCCCAGGTTCTGAAAGCTTCGCCGGGCCAGGAGGTCGATTTCCCGGGACGTTTTTTCGCGCCCGAAGGCGATTTTCAGGTTGGCCCTGGCGATTTTGCGGTGGCGCCGGTCCAGCCGGTACCACAACCCGCCAAGGGCGTCGCCCAGGGCTGCCGCCGGTTGCATCGGAATCAGGCCGATGATCCGAAAAAAACCATGAATCAGGTGATCCGCGAGTTGTGGCACTCTGGTCATCCCATCACCCGTCGGGCGGGCGCCCCGGGCTTCTCAAAACTGCTGCGCCCCATGGGTGTCGTGGACCCCCGGCAAGGGGCTTTTCCCAAGCCGGTCCGCCGCTTTACGACCGCTCGTCGCCGAACGCGGCAGGATCACCGTTTTTAGACCCAATGCCAGGCCAATGTCAATTTTCCACCACCCGAAAGTTTCAGGTGACAGGCGCGCCCGGGGGCGCTATTAAGTTGGCCAAATTCCAACCGAGCGTCCAAATGAATACCATAGGCCAAGCGCCGGTTTAATGGATCGGTAAAAATTAAAAAATCAGACAGTTTCGAAAAAAAGCCACGTTCAAGGCGCGAAAATCTCGGGAAGTGAGGCGCCCTTATGTGCGCCGCAGCGACTCCGAGATGCGGCGCAACGCAGAAATTGGTTTTTTTGCGGAACTGTCAATTTTACATCCTATCCGCCATGACGGGAAGCACCCACCGAATCGTCTTTTTCCTCTACGACTGCCTCTGGCGGGCGGCCCTGCCGCTGCTGCACCACAACCAGCGCCTGGCCGCGGGTTTTTCCCAGCGCTGCCTGCGGCAGCCGCTTCCGCGCGCGGACCTCTGGATCCAGGCGGCCTCGGTGGGGGAAGCCCAACTGGCGTGGCAGATCATCGGCCGGCTACGCCCCCCCGCCCCGGTCCGCGCCCTGGTCACCACCAACACCCGGCAGGGCTTGGATGTCCTTCGCCAGGCGGCCGGCCGCCACCCCGCCCCCCCCGGGGTGCGCCTGAGCGGTCTCGCCTATTTCCCCTTTGACCGGCCCGCCATCATGCGTCGGGCGGTGGACAGCGTGCGGCCGCGGGTCGTGGTCCTGCTGGAATCCGAGATCTGGCCGGGGCTTCTGGCGCAGCTCAAAGCCCGCGGCGGCCGCTGTCTGATCGCAAACGGCCGTATGACCCCCCGCAGTCTCAGACGCTACCGCATCTGGCCGTCCATTTGGCGCGCCCTGCGGCCGGAGCGCGTGCTGGCCGTCTCCCCGGCGGACGGCGCGCGTTTCGCGGCCCTTTTCGGCCCGGCCGGGATCACGGTGGTGCCCAATCTCAAGTTCGACCAGATGCAGGTCGACGCCGCTTCCAGGGCCGCGGTATCCGAAGACCCAGCCGCCGTAATCGCCCAGGGTCCGCTGGTGGTGCTGGGCTCTATCCGCCGGGCCGAGGAGAACCAGGTCCTGCGGATTATCAGGCGCCTGCGGCAGGCGGCGCCCGAGGCCGTGATCGGGCTTTTCCCCCGTCATGCCCACCGTCAGGCCGCCTGGCAAAAGAGACTTCGACGCGCAAGCATCCCCTGGGTGAAACGCTCGGGGGTCCGGGCGCCGGTTTCCCCCGGCAGCATCATCTTGTGGGACGGCTTCGGGGAACTGGCCGCCGCCTACGGGCGCTGCCGGGCCGCTTTCGTGGGCGGCAGCCTGGCCCCGCTGGGCGGCCAGAACTTTCTGGAGGCCCTAAACGGCGGTGTTCGACCGGTGATCGGGCCCCACTGGACCAATTTTACCTGGGTCGGCCGGGACCTTGTGAGCACCGGGCTGGTGCACGAGGTCCCCGACTGGCAGGCAGCAGCGGATGCCCTGGTCACCCACCTGCGGCAGCCCGCAGCGCGAGGTCAGATCCGGGAGCAAGCCGCGGCCTATATCCGGGCCCGCCAGGGCGGCACCGCCCGGACGGCCGGGGTGGTGTGCGAATTGCTTTTTGGGGGAAACGCCCCCCGCCGGCCCGCCGGCCCCGCCCAGCACCTCAACGCCAGGAGACCGCAAAAATGACGTCCCTTCCCACCTGTATCGGCATCATCCCGGCGCGCTACGCCTCCTCCCGTTTCCCGGGCAAGCCCCTGGTCCCGATCCTGGGCAAACCGATGTTCTGGCACGTCTACCAGCGCGCCCGAGGGTGCCCGGCCCTCTCCCGGGTGGTGCTGGCCACCGATGACCCGCGCATCACGGCGGCGGCGCGGCAATGGCAGGTGCCGGTGGTGATGACCCGCTCGGACCACCCCAGCGGCACCGACCGCGTGCTGGAGGCCGCCGAACAGCTGGGAGTCCCCGAAGACGCCGTGGTGGTCAACATCCAAGGGGACGAGCCGGCCCTGGAGCCCTCGGTCCTGACGGCGCTGCTGGCACCGTTTGAAGCCCCCGGCACCCGGGTGAGCACCCTTGCCCGAAAGTTGGACCCCGAGGAGGCGGCCAATCCCGACCGGGTCAAGTTGGTCTTCGGGGTTCAGCACCAGGCCCTCTATTTTTCCCGGGCGCCGATTCCCTTTGCGCGCGACGGCCAGGCCCACCAACCCCGCTACGGCCACATCGGCCTGTACGCTTTCCGGCTGGAGGCCCTGCGCCAGTTCGTTGCGCTGGGTCCCAGCCCGCTTGAGACCACCGAAAAACTGGAACAGCTGCGGCTGCTGGAAAACGGGATCCCCATTCAGGTGGTCCTCACCCGCCACCGGAGCATCGGGGTGGATCGTCCCGAGGACCTCGCAGCGGTGACCCGCCTGCTGACCGAGGCCGGCCCGCGGTCCGCTCGGGCCGGGGGCCCCGGCTGAAAAAATCGGCCGTCCGCCGCCGGATGAAATCCGAAAAGGCCTGAGCCTGATCCCCGAAGTCGATCCTGACACCGACCACCCCTAAAGGCAACGGCAAGAGACCGCGGGACTGGATGCGAACGAAGTCCTTGTGGGTCGTGACCAGCTGGCGCGCCCCGGTTTGGCGGGCCGCTTGTCGAATCCGTTCCAGATCCTTTTCGCCGTACCGATGGTGATCGGGGAAGGCCAGGGCCGCGCTGACGCGCACCCCAAGCCCGACGAGGGTTTGGAGAAAATCGTCGTTGCGGGCGATGCCGGAAAAGGCCACCGTCGGCGGCCCGGCCAGGCCGGCCACGCCCATCCGGGCTGCGACGGCCTCCATCCGGCGCTTTCCCGCCGGCACGACCCCGCTGAGGTACGGCCGATGACGGCAGTAAAACACCGGCACGCCGGTTCCCAGCCCCGGCAGCCGCGCGGCCGACGGCCCGCGACCGACGTTTCTTGCCGCGCGCGTGAAGACCACGGCATCGGCCCGCGTCAGAGCCGAGATCGGCTCCCGCAAAACACCTCGGGGCAGCACCCGCCCGTTGCCGAAGGGGGCAACGTGATCCAGCAGCAGCAGGTTGAGGTCGCGGGCCAGTTGCAGGTGCTGGTAGGCATCGTCCAGCACCAGAATATCCACCCCGAAGGCCGCCAGGGCGCGCAGCCCCGCCCGGCGGCGGCATCGCCCCACGACGACCCGCACCCCGGGAAGCAGGAGCGCCATCAGATAGGGCTCGTCGCCAGCCTCGGCGGCGGTCATGCGCAGGTTTGCACCGTCGCTGACCACCCCGCCGGTTTTTTCCGCGAGCCCCCGGTAACCCCGGCTGATCACCGCCACCCGGTAGCCCAGCTGCTGCAGCAGCCCGGCGAGATGGATGGCCATGGGGGTCTTGCCGGTCCCCCCCACGGTCAGGTTGCCGATCGCAATCACCGGGCGAGGCAATCTTCGCGCCCGCAGCACGCCCCGCCGGTAAAGGGCCGCCCGCAAGAATCCCACCCCGCCATAGACACCCGCCGCCAGATCCAGCCCGGCTGCGAGCGGGTCGAACGGGCGCGGCCGCTCGCCGCCCATGAGCGCCTCGACCCGGCGGCGCAGACCGCTCACCGGCTACCCCCCCACACGGTGGGTCCGGTGGCTGGGGGGCAGAGCCGTTTGAGCGCCGCCACCGTCCGCGTAACCGCGCCCTTGTTGGCCTGGAAGACGGCAGCCGCCTGCCGCCCCATCAGACGGGCCCGCGAGGGGTTTTGCAGCAGATCGACCGCCTGACGGTCGAGCGCCGGCGCGTCCGCCACCTGGACGGCCCCACCGGCGGCCAGTAGAAGCCGTGCGGCATCCCTGAAATTGCGCATGTCGCCGCCGAAGATCACCGGTTTGGCCCATGCCGCGGGCTCCAGGGGGTTGTGGCCGCCGAGGGGCACGAAGCTGCCGCCGATGACAGCGATATCCGCCAGAGCGTAAAGCCTCCGCAGGACACCCAGAACATCGACCACCGCCACCGTCCAGGGGCGCTGGCCGTCTGACCCGGAAAGATTTTCCAGCGTCCGGGCTGTGAAGCCTGCGGCTTGAAACAGCCGGGCCACCGCTATCGCCCGCTGGGGGTTGCGCGGGGCGACGATCAGCCGGACCTCCGGCAGATCCGCCCTCAGCCGGGCAAAGGCCTTCAGCAGCAGCTCCTCCTCGCCCGGATGGGTGCTGCCGGCAACGATGACCGGAGCCGGCGGCGGCAAGAACAGCCGCCGCCGCCAGACCGCGGCCTCCTCTGCAGGCCCGGCGGGTGCCGGCTGGTCGAATTTGAGATTTCCCGTGACCGTCAGCCGCCCCCAGGGCACCCCAAGGGCGTGAAAGCGGGCCGCGTCCCGCGGGCTCTGGGCGCAAACCAGGGCCAGGCAGCGCAGGACGCGGCGGGTGAAGCCGGGAAAGCGGCGGTAGCCCTGGAATGATTTCTCCGACAGGCGGGCGTTTACCAGGGCCAGCGGCACGCCGCGGCCGGCGAGATAGGTCAGAAAGTTCGGCCAGAGGTCCGATTCGACGATCACAACCATCGCGGGTCGCACCCGCGCCACCGTGCGGCGGATGCTAAACGGCAGATCATAGGGGTAATAGAACAGATGCGTCACCAGCCCCTTAACCTGCTGCCGGGCGATCTGGAATCCGCTCAGGGAGGAGACCGAAAGCACCAGCCGGCGGCCATCGCATGCGCCGGCCAGCCCGCGGACCAGCGGCACGGCCGAGATGGTTTCGCCCACCGAGAGGGCGTGCACCCAGATCGGCCCCCGGCCCGCACCGGAGCCTGGCTCCGGACGGGGCGGGCGATCGGCCAGCCCCAGGCGCTGCAGCACGGTCCGCCGCCGCCGCGGGGTCAGCAAGATCAGCGGCAGCAGAAGCGGGGCGGCGCCCGCCAGGAACAGATGCAGCAGGAGATTGTAGAAAATCGGCATATTCCCCCCGCCAGGCGCCCCATCCGCGCGCCCGCCGGCCTACTGGGCGTTGAGCAGGGTGATTACCCCAAAGCAGAGAAACACCACGTTGGCCGCCCAGGCGGCGATCAGGGGCGCCATCACCTCTGCGTACCCCAGTGCAATGAAAAGGCTATAGACCAG containing:
- a CDS encoding lysophospholipid acyltransferase family protein, with the protein product MTRVPQLADHLIHGFFRIIGLIPMQPAAALGDALGGLWYRLDRRHRKIARANLKIAFGREKTSREIDLLARRSFQNLGRLLFEVGWLQGLAPGEVARHFSLEGFTPGRLAQLRRGVLVLTAHFGNWEILPAAATMLGVRLSIVYRPLDFAPLDRFFGRSRSRFGADLIPKKNALFRIVRALRGNRAVGILMDQNVKRDQGVFVDFFGRPVSTNKGLAQLALKTRAPVYPMFLVRRGRGFTVVIEDQVPLAVTGDPQRDVALNSRRYNQTLEKMIRRYPDQWFWVHRRWKKHPKAGQPVWDDI
- a CDS encoding 3-deoxy-D-manno-octulosonic acid transferase; this encodes MRNCQFYILSAMTGSTHRIVFFLYDCLWRAALPLLHHNQRLAAGFSQRCLRQPLPRADLWIQAASVGEAQLAWQIIGRLRPPAPVRALVTTNTRQGLDVLRQAAGRHPAPPGVRLSGLAYFPFDRPAIMRRAVDSVRPRVVVLLESEIWPGLLAQLKARGGRCLIANGRMTPRSLRRYRIWPSIWRALRPERVLAVSPADGARFAALFGPAGITVVPNLKFDQMQVDAASRAAVSEDPAAVIAQGPLVVLGSIRRAEENQVLRIIRRLRQAAPEAVIGLFPRHAHRQAAWQKRLRRASIPWVKRSGVRAPVSPGSIILWDGFGELAAAYGRCRAAFVGGSLAPLGGQNFLEALNGGVRPVIGPHWTNFTWVGRDLVSTGLVHEVPDWQAAADALVTHLRQPAARGQIREQAAAYIRARQGGTARTAGVVCELLFGGNAPRRPAGPAQHLNARRPQK
- the lpxK gene encoding tetraacyldisaccharide 4'-kinase translates to MSGLRRRVEALMGGERPRPFDPLAAGLDLAAGVYGGVGFLRAALYRRGVLRARRLPRPVIAIGNLTVGGTGKTPMAIHLAGLLQQLGYRVAVISRGYRGLAEKTGGVVSDGANLRMTAAEAGDEPYLMALLLPGVRVVVGRCRRRAGLRALAAFGVDILVLDDAYQHLQLARDLNLLLLDHVAPFGNGRVLPRGVLREPISALTRADAVVFTRAARNVGRGPSAARLPGLGTGVPVFYCRHRPYLSGVVPAGKRRMEAVAARMGVAGLAGPPTVAFSGIARNDDFLQTLVGLGVRVSAALAFPDHHRYGEKDLERIRQAARQTGARQLVTTHKDFVRIQSRGLLPLPLGVVGVRIDFGDQAQAFSDFIRRRTADFFSRGPRPERTAGRPRSAGGSPLRGPRDDPPRCSGGG
- a CDS encoding 3-deoxy-D-manno-octulosonic acid transferase — its product is MPIFYNLLLHLFLAGAAPLLLPLILLTPRRRRTVLQRLGLADRPPRPEPGSGAGRGPIWVHALSVGETISAVPLVRGLAGACDGRRLVLSVSSLSGFQIARQQVKGLVTHLFYYPYDLPFSIRRTVARVRPAMVVIVESDLWPNFLTYLAGRGVPLALVNARLSEKSFQGYRRFPGFTRRVLRCLALVCAQSPRDAARFHALGVPWGRLTVTGNLKFDQPAPAGPAEEAAVWRRRLFLPPPAPVIVAGSTHPGEEELLLKAFARLRADLPEVRLIVAPRNPQRAIAVARLFQAAGFTARTLENLSGSDGQRPWTVAVVDVLGVLRRLYALADIAVIGGSFVPLGGHNPLEPAAWAKPVIFGGDMRNFRDAARLLLAAGGAVQVADAPALDRQAVDLLQNPSRARLMGRQAAAVFQANKGAVTRTVAALKRLCPPATGPTVWGGSR
- the waaC gene encoding lipopolysaccharide heptosyltransferase I; translated protein: MKLLIVKTSALGDVVHALPVLAYLKSTRPDVRIDWLVEEAFAPLIADHPLLNRVIVLRTKNWRRSAFWPAAAGVWRVIRGLRRQGYDRVLDLQGNSKSGLFTRLAGSCQRYGFDRSGVREWPNLLATTHRVHLGDGVRHVSRRSLAVARAAVPGGSEERWAGPLSVSPAAVARVAAQLQGLGLAPPRERPLVVLHYGTTWPTKRWRLASWQALAVRLIRELNATLLLTWGTEGEKKAATAIAAAGRQALIWPRGSLPDLAALLASVDLLVGCDTGPVHIAAALGTPTVSVYRATDARRNAPRGPQHRCLQVPLECAACLRKRCERDRQCAESVSVERVFGAVKANFDR
- the kdsB gene encoding 3-deoxy-manno-octulosonate cytidylyltransferase, which produces MTSLPTCIGIIPARYASSRFPGKPLVPILGKPMFWHVYQRARGCPALSRVVLATDDPRITAAARQWQVPVVMTRSDHPSGTDRVLEAAEQLGVPEDAVVVNIQGDEPALEPSVLTALLAPFEAPGTRVSTLARKLDPEEAANPDRVKLVFGVQHQALYFSRAPIPFARDGQAHQPRYGHIGLYAFRLEALRQFVALGPSPLETTEKLEQLRLLENGIPIQVVLTRHRSIGVDRPEDLAAVTRLLTEAGPRSARAGGPG
- the waaF gene encoding lipopolysaccharide heptosyltransferase II, with translation MPLLHLRTRPLKVNTIRSEKINRLLIFSTNWIGDAVMTTPALAAVRRTFFRAEITLVGNPTMAELFRHHPHLDTILVYDKKAQHRGIAGFARFCRQLRRQKFDLAILFQNAFKAALAANLAGVPHRAGYRTDGRGPLLSHAVSVGEIERRLHHTCYYLTMLKKLGIGGGDGLLALAVTEKERAEARRRLGAGNFMAINPGASYGAAKRWIPKRFALVGDRLAEEYGVRVVLTGGTGEKKIGQDIAEAMNSRPLNLIGLTTVRQMMAVISQCRLMVTNDSGPMHVAAALGVPIVAVFGPTDPQTTSPLSDRSCIVRKEVACAPCLLRRCPIDHRCMQRISVADVMDGVALLMESSA